The region TTCCAGGGGGCCGTTAGGCCTGACTTCAGACCCTGCGGCGTCCTTGCAGAGCCTGGTATAGAGTCAGCTCATCCACATGGTCCAGACCGCCACCGGCGGGCATGCCTTGGGCCAAACGGGAGACGGTAAGCCCTTCCGTGCGCAAAAGATCATTCAGGTAGCTGGCGGTGGCCTCGCCCTCCACATCGCTGCCCACGGCGAGGATCACTTCCTCCACCGACTGGTTTTTTACCCGGTGCAGCAGCGGCTCGATGCGCAGATCCTCCGGCGTCACATTGTCCAGCGGGGAAAGTTTGCCACCCAGCACGTGATAAAGGCCTGAGAAGGCGCCGGAGCGCTCCAGCCGCAGTACATCGGCCGCCTGTTCCACCACGCAGATGAGGTGGGGATTGCGCTTCGGGCTGTGGCAGAGCACGCACTCGTGGTCGCTCTCAATGAAAAAGCCGCACTGGTCGCAGGCCTGCACGCGGTCCCCCACATCGCGCAGGCTGTCCACCAGCGGCTCGATGCGACCGCCATCCTGCATGAGCCACAGCACCAGGCGCTCCGCACTGCGCGGCCCCAGGCCGGGGAGCGTGCGGATCTGCGCGATCAGGCGCTGAAGGGGTGGCGGATAATCAAGGGCAGGCATGGTGGAACGGGGGAACGCTTATGAGTCACGCAAAGATGCCCCGGCGCAAAGGCGAATCTGCATCCCGTGCCAGGGATACCGCAGCTTACTTCAGCTCCGCAAAACCACAGAACACGCTGGAGGTCTCCGGTGGCCGCACAGGCAGCGGCAGGTCATTGTCCAGATACTCATGGCAGGCGGCAAAGAATTCCGGCTCCGTGCTCACGCGGCGGATGCGGTATTCAAACTGCCCTTCGGCAATGCCCGTGGTGATGTACACCATGTAGCGTTTCATCTTCTGCACGTGCGAGTTCGTCTCATAGTGCGGATGAAAGGCCGCCGTCATGTCATAGAGATTCTGGATGTAATCCATCATGTCCCGCCCGGTGCGCGGGGCGACTTCCCTGCCCTCCCAGTGGGCGCGCAGATGATCAAAAAGCCACGGATGCCGGATGGCCCCACGGCCCAGCATGAGGCCGGCCGCCTGGGTATGGCGCAGGTAGGCCACACCCGTGGGCACATCCACCACATTGCCATTGGCGATGACCGGGCACGGCATGGACTGGACGGCCAGGGCCACGCACTCCGGATGCACCGCCGTTTTGTACGCATCCCGCACGGTGCGGCCATGGACGGTGAGGCCGTCAATGGCGTGGCTTTGGAACACCTCCAGCAGGCGTGGGAACTCCGCCTTGTCGGTAAAACCCACCCGGCATTTCACCGTGAAGCGGCCCTGCACCGTGTCGCGCAGAGCGCGGAGAATCTCATTCACACGCTCGGGCTGGCGCAAAAGGCCGCCGCCGGCATCCTTTCGGCACACCACCGGGGCCGGACAGCCCAGATTGAGGTCAATGCCGGCCACGGGATACTTTTCCAGT is a window of Prosthecobacter algae DNA encoding:
- the recR gene encoding recombination mediator RecR yields the protein MPALDYPPPLQRLIAQIRTLPGLGPRSAERLVLWLMQDGGRIEPLVDSLRDVGDRVQACDQCGFFIESDHECVLCHSPKRNPHLICVVEQAADVLRLERSGAFSGLYHVLGGKLSPLDNVTPEDLRIEPLLHRVKNQSVEEVILAVGSDVEGEATASYLNDLLRTEGLTVSRLAQGMPAGGGLDHVDELTLYQALQGRRRV
- a CDS encoding tRNA-dihydrouridine synthase family protein yields the protein MRSLLPPDRPALVLAPMQDVTDLPFMRLIARYGGPDIYVTEYFRVTPDSKLDATILKSITQNDTGIPVIAQMIGQDIPALIRTAKALEKYPVAGIDLNLGCPAPVVCRKDAGGGLLRQPERVNEILRALRDTVQGRFTVKCRVGFTDKAEFPRLLEVFQSHAIDGLTVHGRTVRDAYKTAVHPECVALAVQSMPCPVIANGNVVDVPTGVAYLRHTQAAGLMLGRGAIRHPWLFDHLRAHWEGREVAPRTGRDMMDYIQNLYDMTAAFHPHYETNSHVQKMKRYMVYITTGIAEGQFEYRIRRVSTEPEFFAACHEYLDNDLPLPVRPPETSSVFCGFAELK